The following coding sequences lie in one Corynebacterium anserum genomic window:
- a CDS encoding YlxR family protein: MSAFSPSSRHVPQRTCIATRNTLPDNQLLRVVAHTREDGILEIIADPQRCRPGRGAWITPTPEAFATAQKRQAFSRALRVTSSADLQPIRDYIDSLAQEAGEVT; this comes from the coding sequence ATGAGTGCTTTTTCGCCATCGTCACGCCACGTACCCCAACGCACCTGCATTGCTACTCGGAACACTCTGCCGGATAACCAACTCCTGCGAGTGGTGGCACATACCCGCGAAGACGGGATTCTGGAAATCATTGCCGATCCGCAGCGCTGCCGTCCAGGCAGGGGTGCGTGGATCACCCCCACGCCGGAAGCTTTCGCTACAGCGCAGAAGCGACAGGCGTTCAGTCGCGCACTGAGGGTGACATCCTCGGCTGATCTCCAACCGATCCGCGATTACATCGACTCGCTGGCGCAGGAAGCCGGTGAGGTGACGTAA
- the nusA gene encoding transcription termination factor NusA, whose amino-acid sequence MNIDIAALHALEKQESVAMEDLLQAIQNGLREAYRGITKYDGEIDVDIDRTTGDVAVYQIERDEEGNIIGRLNDTPSDFGRAGALAVRDGMRQQILAARVSKRYDEYSELRYTVVSGVVSRDVRANERGVEVVRMGTEADGMDGQILPAEQIPGESLKHGQRVKAFVTDVINNGNRNVQINLSRTHPELVRGLFSLEVPEVADGSVEIVALAREAGHRTKIAVRSTIKGLNAKGACIGPRGQRVAAIMAELNGEKIDIIDWSEDPAALVGNALAPSKVISVSVTDPEAQTAQVVVPDNQLSLAIGREGQNARLAARLTGWKIDIRSEKDRQDRHEPAEGQ is encoded by the coding sequence GTGAACATTGACATCGCAGCGCTCCATGCGCTGGAAAAGCAAGAGTCCGTCGCCATGGAAGATTTGCTTCAAGCTATCCAAAACGGGCTGCGCGAAGCCTACCGGGGGATCACGAAATATGACGGCGAAATCGATGTTGATATTGATCGAACCACAGGCGACGTCGCTGTTTACCAGATCGAACGTGATGAAGAAGGCAACATTATTGGGCGGCTGAATGACACTCCCAGCGATTTTGGTCGCGCAGGGGCGTTAGCGGTGCGTGATGGTATGCGCCAGCAGATTCTTGCCGCGCGCGTAAGCAAGCGCTATGACGAATATTCCGAACTGCGCTATACGGTTGTCTCTGGTGTCGTGAGCCGTGATGTGAGAGCCAATGAGCGAGGCGTGGAAGTTGTGCGCATGGGCACCGAGGCCGACGGCATGGACGGTCAGATCTTGCCTGCTGAACAGATCCCCGGTGAGAGCTTGAAGCACGGCCAGCGCGTGAAAGCTTTTGTTACCGACGTGATCAACAACGGCAATAGAAACGTCCAGATCAACTTGTCCAGAACCCATCCAGAGCTCGTCCGTGGGTTGTTTTCTCTCGAAGTTCCCGAAGTCGCAGACGGTTCTGTGGAGATTGTGGCGCTAGCTCGTGAAGCAGGTCACCGTACCAAGATTGCCGTGCGTTCCACTATTAAGGGGCTCAATGCTAAGGGCGCGTGTATCGGACCGCGGGGCCAGCGAGTGGCCGCGATCATGGCTGAACTCAATGGAGAGAAAATCGATATTATCGACTGGTCTGAAGATCCGGCTGCGCTAGTGGGCAATGCCTTGGCGCCATCCAAGGTCATTAGTGTCTCTGTGACAGATCCCGAGGCGCAGACGGCGCAGGTTGTCGTCCCCGATAATCAATTGTCCCTGGCCATTGGGCGCGAAGGACAAAACGCCCGACTTGCAGCCCGGCTTACGGGTTGGAAAATCGATATTCGTTCTGAAAAAGACCGTCAGGACCGGCACGAGCCCGCTGAGGGACAATAG